The DNA window AAtaacttttgcaaaatttacaGCTCCACGTGTCACTACGCCATTTCGGAAAAGATAATTTCCATCGAGTCGTTGTACTGCTTGGTTAGCAAattgaaagaagaaataatgcCATCGGGGGGGGTCCcaacggaagaaaaaataggcGAAGTGGGAACGTTCATCGGGTCCAGTCATCTGCCTAATGGGGAACCCAACCAGAAGAAGAATACCCAATGCAGCAGTACTATGAGTAACCACCGTAGTGACGTCGAATGGGCTTCCCTTCTCCCCTTCTTGGAGCAAAAACTGCACATCGTGGATGAACTACGAATTCTAGTTTATTGCGATTCGCTGTATGATCTTGTAGACAGCAGTAACTACATCAGTGAAGTTGTGAAGTTAGTTAATGACGCGTGTAGTGCGCtcagaggggggagggacgCAACGGACGGTTGCAACAtcggaacaaaaaaagatttaCAGACAAGTTTACGGACAAGCTTACAGACAAATTTCCAAACGCATATGAACCAGTTCATGAATTTATACATTAACATACTTAATGAcgcgaaaagaaaattaacgTTCTGCTGCGACGGGGTCGTATCAGTCGTAGTTCACTACCTACTATggaatttaataaattacatcTTTAACCTAAATAACATCGAAATTGTTCACCAGATTAGGAGTGAAGTGCTACCAGTAGTAGCCCCCTGTAATAGGAACAACCCACCAGGAAGTCCATCTGCCCCCAAAGGTAGCAGCCAAGGAAGGATAAACCAGCGTGTGCCCATCCCAGGTGCAGGCCCCAAAGGGAGAGAAGAATTTATGGGGaacgagaaaaaggaggccAAAGTTTTATCCTCTCGGAAAGATGCAAAATTCGCGGGAGCCAACCTCGtcagtaataataaatcgGACATAAGAGAAGCAAGTACACAAAAGAAAAGTGATGATTCTACAATCAGTAACAACAGTGGCAACTTTCTTGGGGATGCACCTCAAAACGTAGTAAAcaccttaaaaaaattcttcagcAAAATTTCAAAGTCCATAATTCAGCATATAACCAATTTGGAAAGAGAAGTAGAGGAGTACTTATCTCAAAGTGAGAGTGACAATAACCCCATCTGTGATGTGCGCAATTCTGTGTACATGAATCTATACAGAGAgctaaaaaatgtgcactcgGAAAGGCACAGATTTTACTACATTTTTCTCGCAAATGGGATAAATTATTACGATCAATATGTAGACCTCCATTTGTGTAACTTGCCTAAGCTCGACCAATTGGTTAAATGTGCAAATGCAGATTTCTTCCAGTATAAGCACGTGCATTCCGTCATTCTGAAGTACCACCACTCTAAGCTGGTACCTGAGAGCTACGTTACTCAGTACGAAATGAGCGTCTTGAAAGAAAtacaaagtaaaataaaatcacgCATTGTGTGATGGGAAAGGAAAGGCAGACGGGGGGAAACTGACCCCACGCAAAGCACACTCGTCTGTTCGCAAACCTGTACGTACATGAGCGCGACGCCATACACCTGCGCGCGCGTCATCtacaaaaatgcataacTTGTAATATGCAAATGGTTAGGGGTGGCCAAAAAAGTCACTTTGTGCAGACTGCAAAAATGAGCTCATTTGCGCATTTTATCAGCTTTGCATTTGATCAGCTTTGCATTTgaacagctttttttttcgcgtttccacttcacattttttcgttttcacttccccttttcgagACTTCCGCACGCTCGATGTTGTTAACGCAACTTTACCCACATGACTGAACACATTCTTGATATGGCCCGCACGTCCACCCGCTTAAACCCATTTTGATGAATTAAATTTGCTATGAAAAAGTTGGGACGCGGTGTCGCGCGAAGGTATATTTTACGCTGTGCTGTaatgtgcacatttgcgcacatatacatatgcatgtattcatttttgtttttttttttccacgatTAATAAAATCATGGATCTCAACTTTTTTCTGGTAAACAcagtgctcatttttttaaaaaagaaaattgcatCGTTCCTCTCCTGCTGGATCTCCAAGctatttaaatttgttttttaatcCCCCCAATTTTCATCATACCGATAGGGAGAAGCACCTCCAACTCgatcaattttatttccccttcttaCGCGCTCTCCGTCTCCATTTCGCAACATATGAAGCGAAAGGGAAAATCTTGGACGAGCAATCTCATTTTGTCGAAAATGCCGAATTGACAGATCCGCAGAAGCGAGTGAACTAAACGGTTAATCCTTGCTGACGTTCAAACGGGTGAAGTGGGGGGAATTAGCGGCACTCACAAGGGTACgtataagcatatatatatattccaCACTTCATATGTTAAGCTAACATTGGCCACCCCCTTGAGGCTTTCCCATACGCAGCCAACAGGGCCACCCAAAATGAACAGCTACAAACCCGAAAACGAAAACCCCGTGTTGTACAACTACAAGGAAGACGAGGAAAACCACCATATCCTTAACGAGCAAACGATAAAGGAGCACTTATATAACCCAAGCGACTTGTGCAACCTAAACTATgatgaagataaaataaGTGTAGACGAAATTTATGATATGCTAAGGGACATAAAAGACCCCGAATATTCCTACACattagaaaatttaaaaattattgagaagaaaaacatatatgtaaatctgcaagaaaaaaatgtcactGTTTATTTTACTCCAACCATTCCGAACTGTTCCCTAGCTACACTAATCGGTTTAATGATAAGTATAAAATTACAATTCTCTCTATCCAActgtttcaaaataaatatatacatattccCAGGGTCTCACAATTCTGAGCATTCCATAAATAAACAACTGAACGACAAGGAAAGAATCGCAGCGGCGATTGAAAATTCACACTTGTTCAATGTCATCAAGAGTAGCATCACATACAACTACCCGGTCGTTAACTTTTGACGCGTACTCACAACTGACCGTGGATGACACTAAATGAGGACCCACACCCACCATCTCAATGGTAAGGACATTATACATTATGCCGCCCAAAAATTAACACCACGTAATATGTAGCTATATGTGGAACCTCCTTTTACCTAGTCTGCACAGTGCCACCTCTCCAAAATGACCTTCCATTTTAacgtataaattttttcttttttttacttttttttgttttttcatctATAAAATCCTCAAAATCATGTTTAATCGTTTATTATCCCTCCGAACCAAATCTGAGTTCGAATGAGCTTTTCCCTCCACACTGGATGATTGTGTCAAAATTTGGAAGACAGTGCCGGAAGTATTTTTTACCTGCACTGTCGAGCATGAATTAACAAtctcgaaaaagaaaaaaaaaaaaattccaaatggaaacaaaatgggaagcaaaTATGCACGGAAATTGAATCATATGCGTCTTATGGGCATGTATATCATGTGGCGGGTGCAGCCAAACATGCGCGGATGCGAACCAAACATGCGCAGATGCGAGCCAAACATGCGCAGATTCGAGCCAAACACGCGGTAGATGCACGCCGAAAATACATCAAATTAATTACAAATTGCTGTGCATCTATCTTCAAAAAAGCGTGCACGGTACGACACGATTAGAAAAGCCAATCTAGCAATCAGACAGGGGCAGAAatgcatttaaaaaggtGGGAAATTTTATTAGGGTTGCGCGAGGCCCTTTCCACTTCGACCGAGACGAGTGAAAACGGGCATGTAaaactacatttttttgtagaatGATAAACAAAGTGAAGTGATGTCATGAATCGAAACATGAGCACATCAAGCGACACATGAAAAGGTCAACTGGTACATAACGTAACCACTGAACATTCGAGCGGGTCGTTCGCCCAGTAACCCAATGCACACCTACTACGCGGGCCAACTTGAACACAGAACAACCAACGAAACTTCTCTACACTAATACAGTATGCCCTCTCGACATCCGTGCCTATTTacttcaaaaggggaatcacCATAAATAGGTGCGACGGGGAGGGTCGCATTCAAACGCAATGAGGTGTGCACTCAATGTATCAACTGTAAAGAGCAGCCGTGTTACATGTCCTACAATGAAAAATTGACTATATTTTTGTAGTATAAATAATAAACCATTTCAGGGGCCAGCAACTCCACGCCGTTCGAGTTGTCCCTAACGAACAAATTGTACTGGGGCTCCTCTTCGGGTTCTTGAAATGGTGAACCCACATAATGATCCAGATTTTCTCTTATTCGTAAAAATGaacgctttcttttttcctccatttgtttgttttctttttcctttcctttttcttccccttgttCGTTCCCttgttctttccctttttccatttttttttttttttttctccttctccattcccccccttgcTGCGACTCCTGCTCTGTAGACTCATCCACCTCGTAACAGAGGAAATTCTCTTTACCAAAATCATAACAagatttgtaaaaaaaatacatgggGCTGTTTTTATAATACCCTGTATAAAGTATTGGAAAGAGGGACGAAGGGTGGCTCAAATTCTGAATgctaattttattctttataaataaatttatgtaaataataatatacttCCAAATATCATcatctatatttttatgtttcggttgaatattttctattatgtcaaattcgttttcttcttcgataACTTCGATGTTAGAATCTATTAATTCAAAGTCGGAGATGAAGAAGCTCCAATTATTTAGGTGTTTGTTCTTTAATACTAGTAGGTAATTCCCTATATTGGAAAGGGCCACTAGCATGTCATAACATTTTATCCACCTTATCTGTTTGAATCCTTTGTAAGCAGAAATGTTTACCTTCACTGCATTCTGTAAATCCATGTGCTTCAAATCGTAAATGTATAGTGTGTACTGCCCAGACTTTAACGACACAACAAGAAGGTATGATTGGTAAATGTCTTCACTGAAGCAGCACAACTCATGCACTTCCTTCTGAATTGGATTATGAATTGTGTGATAGAGGCATATCCGATCTATGTAGCTGTACATCTCATtgtgttttcccccttgcgTTGGAGAGCTCTTGTTTGCCACTATACCGGAAGTAATGTTATTTTCCAATTGGGAGGGCGCCCCCCCTGTCATGCACTGCTGCAGGGAATTCCCCTCATCCGATATAGACATCCGATTCGAATGGGAAACCCCACCCATACAGTGGACACTATACTTGTACGTAACCTTGTACAGGAACACCTTTTCCAATGTCCTCACACAAAGCAGGTTCCCCTTCTCCCTTATGGCAATATCCAGCGGGGTTGTTATACCCAGGTAAATTTTAAACAGAAAACTTAACTCTATTTTTTCGTCAAAAGGGTTTTTGTTCTGTACCTTCCCCATGTAATTATCGCAAGCCCTGTAAATTTCATCCGATAAGCACTCAATTTTGGAATATATTatgttattcctttttagcGACTccgcttttttgtttccctgtTCGTCCAAGGTGGTACGCCTTTTCACGTAATGCATTTCGAATGCGAGGACATACGAGGGGGTTCCCACATATATGTAGTGCTTTTTCTTGTCTATGTCCCTATGCTTATTCAAGTTTTTAAagctgtttttattttttagcaaaCTGTGAGGAAAATTAAAGTAGtccgttttttccctcccgGAGTAGTCAAAAATGTAGCagtcattttctttttcgaaaatttcctcgtcttcctcctcccctcTGGGCATGTTACCCCTTAGGGTTTCTCTCTTCAGAAGGGCATCCAAATTGTCGTATATGTTCAACGTGGTTGGTAATTCCTTAGACCTCCtcttgctcctttttttgtacacacAGATAGGGAAATATCCACTCagcattttctttaaaaatttccgactattttcataattttcaaaaaatttgatcaACTGCATGGCTTCTTCGTCCTTCTCTTCGCAGACGCTTGCGCCCTCTCTCTGGGTCGCACTGGGGGGGAGGTTGCTGTTGCTGACGTAGCTCTCCGCGGGGTCCACCATTTGGGGATTCCCTATTGTAACTTCGCTCGCCGCTGCGCTGGGCAGTCCGCTGGGCATTCGGGTAGTCACTGCACTAACCAGTTCTATGGTGCCCCCACCCTCAACCACCGCTTCGTTAAGGATTGCCTCTCCTATCCTCCCCTCGGAGCACTCCATCTTACTCACACCATTGACCTGGTTATAGACCAAATTTTTCGAGCCACCCCccttcacatattttttcttattcttcGACTTACTCTTCGAATAAAGCATGTCTTTCCTCGCATGCAAGCAGCTCTCTCTGGCCATTTCTTGAAATGTGAAGTTCATCTGTTCGTACGAGATGATGGGGAGCGTCTCATTAACGTCGACGATGAAGTCGTTCATGCGCTCTGCATATGGAGCAAGGGGATGTACGTCACGCAGGGAAGTCGCGTATTGGCCACTCGGGTCAGCCATCTCCTCCACGTACACCCTGGACACGTACGGAATTTGCTCCTTCAGACACAAAACAAGATCTAGGACGTAAAAGTTCCCCCCTTCATTCTCGGAGGTGCGCCTTTTCATCTTAAAATCCACGCACTTTACTTCgcatatttcaaaatttctAATTTTGCTAAAGTTCAAACTTgtgtataatttataataatctTTGAAAAGGCTTAAATGACCCTTAGCTGGTGTTGCTTCGTCTTGGTAACCCCTAAGTGGAGGCGATTCCATctctttacaatttttactgcACTCAGATATTTCCTCGTATTTATTTATAGATACGTCAGAATTGGACCCAAAGAGTCGAGAAAAATCGTTACTTAAACTACTGCTGTTCAGGAAACTCCCCTCTCCCCTCtgtttatattcattttctttataaaaaagataaaaatactCAGAAAAGAAGCATGGAAAAAACAGCTTCTTCGAAATGACCGTCTCGATTCCAATGCAAAGATATAACAAATCCATGTACACTATTCTGGTGATGGGAAATTCgcagattttaaaaatgtacaagtATCTCTTCGATACGCATAGTAGAtacttgtcattttttataaattgtattttctttatatgtACGTTTTCATCTTCAAATTTATCGTCTGCACTTTTCCTACTGCCGCtttcgttatttttgcttctcgAATTTGTTAtgttttctccacttttgctCAGATTTTTCTGGGATTGTTTCGAACGTTTTTTCACGTTCTTCGACTTTTGTCCCTTAAGTGAAAAGACCTTCCTCTTATGTGATTTTACCGAGTCGTCGTTACAGATGGAATTATTTTGTGACAGCAAATTCTCGTGAAAgtcgtttccattttgaattgCTGCATTTGGGGTCGCGCAActttcctcttcctctttggTGGTCTTCAGATCCTCGTCACAGTTGGGGCTTTGTCTGGCCTTCGCGTCCGCCAAGTCGTAGCACATGGCGAGGGGGTCAACATGTTTGGCGTGATCAAGATGGTTCGCATGATCAACGCAGTTAGCTTGATCAACACAGTTAGCTTGATCAACACAGTTAGCTTGATCAACACGGTTAGCTTGATCAACACAGTTAGCGCTGTCAATATGGCTGGCGCGCTCACCACCGTCCGGGTTGCCTATCCCGTTGGCATTTCCAACCTCGTTACTGTTAATGTTATCCAGAATGTCACTAAACTCGTTGTTGTTGATGTTGTCATTCCTTGTAATATTTCCACTCGTACTATTCTCATTCTCGATCTCCTTCTCAATGTCGTATTCATTCCCCTCGTCGACCCCGACAATCTTGACCCCCTCGTGTTTTCCACTCGAGTAGCTGCCCTTATCATTCACCCCACTACACGTACTGGCAtgtattttcccctcctcgaAAATGTCCCGCTTCAGATAatcttccttttcattttcatcgtAATAGCTGTGCTGCAGTAGTAAGGTACCcgttaaaatgtgaaaaaagtaaagagaCGTTTTGGACGCGGCCACGAGAAGATTCCCGCTTGAGTTTACGTCgaagcataaaaattgttcattGTCGTAATTCTctaatttgtaaaaaacatCCTGTAATATATTCTTTCTTATTTGTCTATTGTAAAGATGGCTAATGCAAATATCCATTATATAGCTGTGGTATCATCTTTTTCGCTGGCGTTTTTCCCccgattttttcttcgaaCTTTTTAGCAGTTCATTTGAAGTGCAACTACCGTTCTCGCCTAGTTCCTTTCACCGAGTGGTGACTGCTATTTTACTACGTTCGTTCCGTTCTCTCCGTTTGCTCCTTACTATATCTGAGGGTGAGGTGACACAGCCGCCAAAATGTGCAAACCTGCTGTGGTTAGATAAACGCGCTACCCCTGCGCGACATTCCAGTGTTCGTGAACAAGcacagaagaaaatttccaCAACGTTTTAGGGAGCACCCTCAGATAGCCGCTAATGTTGGCAAGGGAATAATCTGCGAGCTTGTGTGTGTGCTTATGCACGTACGCACGCACAGAGTTACGTGGGGACTTACGCTCAATCTCACGCATGGGCAAATGAAACCactaaaaagtgaaacaatTACAAACACAATTAACACTTAATGGTGTTTTCCAAAGTGgaattttatgtattcacATGTTGGTACTTTTAATTTACGCGTTTATGCGCttgttgctattttttttttttctttttttttcttcagtttGTTAAACTTTCAAAGAGGTTACCATCAGCAGGTTACAAAATCATTCAAAATTGACAATTTTTGAAGGAAGATACGCATCATTACACTTGAACAAAAAAGCTTCATCAATTTGtgttacttaaaaaaaaaaatgtttacagATTTTTACTCGCTTTGGATCATGATTCATGTGCATTTCCAATgataaatatagaaaaatgaaacagaGCAATGGGCAGCAAAAGGAGCGGCAACAAAACGAAGGGCAGTgaaaccccccaaaaaaaaaaatattaaacgCAAAGCAAGTAACAGTTAACACTTGTTCTTCTGAAGAAGCACCTACAGAAGTCATAGAACTATATCTACACGCACATGGATGTTTCCACAATTGTGTatagcacatatatatacacttgtTACGCTCACAAATGGCACGCCAACAATGCACATATGTTTTTTACGTACCTTTTATACATACCGCTTTTATGTGCTCCCAATGTGGGTGAAATTAAATGCTCATAtgtgtttgtaaaaaatgcatacgcACTCAAAACagttttgtaaaataaattgccaCTTAGCTTAATCATTCATTTCGGCAAACGcgctgatttttttattttttcaccataaaaaaaaaaaaaaaaaaagaaaaaagcttTACAAGGTTGCTGTATTATCAGTTCTTTCTTTctacaaatttttcttttttttttatttcaaaaaggagtacatatataagcaaaatgtaaacccccctccccttttaaGCTCATCGCAGcttcaacttttttaaaaaacgctcttgccaaaaagaagaaaaataaaataacgagaaaaaattccaaatggTTTAAATGTCTTTTTAGCTCTTTGTTATTTAATtacaaacttttttaaaaaagccttttttttttttttttttttttcctgttcatttttctacgcataaaaacaaatataatagCCAAAaccaaaattgaaaaaaaaaaaaaaagaaaaaaaaaaaactgactTCTTTTAGATATCTATAAAATATTGAAGCAAAACTACCAGCAAACGTAACAACCTGCTCAAAACATACattgaagtaaaaaaaaaaattaatgctAACCCCCAAATAAATGAAAGCCCATTCGTTCTGAACAAAATGCTAGTTTTCAGAAGGAACTTTTCCagatttataaataataatacacCCAAGAGGGGCGTGCGAAAGGTTTTGCATAAAAACGTAACACAGTATAAGTATACGCCAAATAGCAACATTGTAAATcaacaaaatgataataacaAACTTGTTAGAGGAGGTGGGGGGCTATTGAGCACCTTCTATGAAAGCTTCATATATGGTTGTGGGTTTTTCTTAAGCAACCGATTGTTAGATCAAATTTTCGGCCCGCGCTCGTACGACTCCTTTGGCAGCAATATGGATTACTCAAATGAAAATGTGGGTGGTCAGGCCACGGACAATTATAACAGTTACCCCAGTGAGAACCTTAACAACAATGATCCGTCCATCAATGACAACGATTTTCAGCAGGACATAGGTCTTGACGATGACACGTTTGACTTTTAAAAGGGcccaaaagaagaaaaaaaggaattatgaGGCCATGAGCATAGAAATAATTGCAGAATGGAGACTTATTAAAAAGGCGTCTTCTCTTCTCCGAGCGAAGCTGAGCAGGGGAACAACCTGAAGGACGTTATACCTCCCCAtgtgtaaatatgtacacaacACATACGTGTTAAAGACAACCAGCGGAAGTTTTCCAGCTAACTGGATTTAAATCTACACGACGTCGCGTTGGTCAGTTCTTCAATAATTGGGCGTATTAGACCCTAattcgaataaaaaaaaaagcaacttttttaaatgttccaTGGGACGGGCCACACATCGCAGGTGATACACATATAACGAGGTGGATTCAATTATCTTCCCATATGTACCTGTACAGGTGTGTGAACAGGTAGGATGTCTCCAATTTTGCTCTCGTCGAACTATGTATgactaaattttttagtgAACACCTCTTATTTTGTGAAATAGATCAAATGTTATAGTAGCTGAGCGAAGTCGTTTTGGGGAGAGGCCTTTGAGGCATCCATCTTGAAGCCTCTtcgtcattatttttttttttttaccactgaatttacttcatttgcctttttttttcagcccCGCCCCTGTTGTGCCATATGACCAACTATTCATTTCGTTTACCCGCTTGTTTTGTCTTTGATTCATTTGCTGTCCACATGGcagcatgtacatacatgtgtaccttttttttgtacttttatCAACCCAGTTATTACAAAGAGTGTATTACTCTCACCATTTGCCCaaacaaatatattcatttttgaataGACACCGCATGGTGTGTAGCAAAGCTGTGTTATTAAATGGAAAGCGGCTTGAAAAAACGGTTTTCAAATGTTGGAATAATGgtaaaattacacaaaaaaaaaaaaagccaagcGTATGTGGTGCCATAAAATAACCACCAATTTAgccaaaaatgtgcatggCGGCATTGCACAAATGGGCACATAAGTGGACACAAAAGTGGGCACAGTGTGACAACACAGCAGGGGAGAACTACCCCCCCCTGCGAGGACAAAATTTACAGAAGCTCTCGTAACACTTTTTCATCCAAATTGTTAGGATCGTCATagtcaaaatttttttccaaattgacgTATTTCTCCTTACGGAAGTGGAAAATCAAATTTGCCTTGTCGAACctttgcaaataaataaattttccgCACACTGAAATGTCGCATATAGTGCACAGGACCACATCTCCAACTCGTTTATCGTCAAAAtagtgaaaattattttccttatcGTTCAACACCCCCGTCagtatgttatttttataattgtaCAATTTTTGGTTCCTACTGATTTGCACTTTTGACTTTCTTAAAAAGAGACACTCGTTTATGTTTCTCCATAAGCGGTTATGTTTGCTcccatttgttttcctcTCCCAACATGTCGATTTGACCTCATTGGATAGAATATTTCGAAAGAGGACATCTTTTGCGTTTAAATTGAAGCggaaaaatatacttttGCTACACCTATTCACCtcgtatatgtatgcatatatatttttgcccaCAATTAAGGGATGACTATATATGACCTCTTCGTTTGCGCTTAAATTGTTGCACACGGAGTTGAGAAGTCTACCACTGTTCAGTTGATAACTACGGGAGCTAATCTTCGAAgggattattttatttctttttcttattcccTCATTGGAAGATAgtttcgcattttttctcttcaccaAAGTAGCTCCAAAATTGTTCAGCGAGTTGTACTTGTCCACAAATCCGTTCATTTTGTAGCAGATGTTATGTCCCTCCAGGTCCTTATACTTTATCAGTAATTTATGGGCGCAtggaaatatatacaaaatgtgTATTAAGTGCTTTTCAAAGTTAAAAACCTGATTACTATCATCAGCGCTGCTACATatggatataatttttctcttcaattTGTAAAACTCATCCGCGGGGTCGTCCCTGTTTGGCGATTTACCTTTTCGTGCTAAGGGCGGGGCTCTCTCATATTTCAACTCGCTTCCATATTTTGCCTTCCAAGGAGTGACTATTCCGTCTTTACGCAGGACCTGGTTCGAGCGATCCAGCCCGTTGGTGTAGTGCAACCCCTCGCTGGACAGCACCCTCCCGTATTCATAGACGAGCGAACTGTCAAAAATTCCCGGGAACAAAATCGGGATAACCGAAAAGATACTTCGTTTTGAAAGGTTGATCTCGTATAGCTCTATCACATCCTGGTATAGATGGTGCAAATCTATAAAATTAAACGAattgatttttaaa is part of the Plasmodium cynomolgi strain B DNA, chromosome 1, whole genome shotgun sequence genome and encodes:
- a CDS encoding hypothetical protein (putative); protein product: MNSYKPENENPVLYNYKEDEENHHILNEQTIKEHLYNPSDLCNLNYDEDKISVDEIYDMLRDIKDPEYSYTLENLKIIEKKNIYVNLQEKNVTVYFTPTIPNCSLATLIGLMISIKLQFSLSNCFKINIYIFPGSHNSEHSINKQLNDKERIAAAIENSHLFNVIKSSITYNYPVCHLSKMTFHFNV
- a CDS encoding hypothetical protein (putative) yields the protein VFSLKGQKSKNVKKRSKQSQKNLSKSGENITNSRSKNNESGSRKSADDKFEDENVHIKKIQFIKNDKYLLCVSKRYLYIFKICEFPITRIVYMDLLYLCIGIETVISKKLFFPCFFSEYFYLFYKENEYKQRGEGSFLNSSSLSNDFSRLFGSNSDVSINKYEEISECSKNCKEMESPPLRGYQDEATPAKGHLSLFKDYYKLYTSLNFSKIRNFEICEVKCVDFKMKRRTSENEGGNFYVLDLVLCLKEQIPYVSRVYVEEMADPSGQYATSLRDVHPLAPYAERMNDFIVDVNETLPIISYEQMNFTFQEMARESCLHARKDMLYSKSKSKNKKKYVKGGGSKNLVYNQVNGVSKMECSEGRIGEAILNEAVVEGGGTIELVSAVTTRMPSGLPSAAASEVTIGNPQMVDPAESYVSNSNLPPSATQREGASVCEEKDEEAMQLIKFFENYENSRKFLKKMLSGYFPICVYKKRSKRRSKELPTTLNIYDNLDALLKRETLRGNMPRGEEEDEEIFEKENDCYIFDYSGREKTDYFNFPHSLLKNKNSFKNLNKHRDIDKKKHYIYVGTPSYVLAFEMHYVKRRTTLDEQGNKKAESLKRNNIIYSKIECLSDEIYRACDNYMGKVQNKNPFDEKIELSFLFKIYLGITTPLDIAIREKGNLLCVRTLEKVFLYKVTYKYSVHCMGGVSHSNRMSISDEGNSLQQCMTGGAPSQLENNITSGIVANKSSPTQGGKHNEMYSYIDRICLYHTIHNPIQKEVHELCCFSEDIYQSYLLVVSLKSGQYTLYIYDLKHMDLQNAVKVNISAYKGFKQIRWIKCYDMLVALSNIGNYLLVLKNKHLNNWSFFISDFELIDSNIEVIEEENEFDIIENIQPKHKNIDDDIWKYIIIYINLFIKNKISIQNLSHPSSLFPILYTGYYKNSPMDNSNGVELLAPEMVYYLYYKNIVNFSL
- a CDS encoding hypothetical protein (putative); amino-acid sequence: MLVFRRNFSRFINNNTPKRGVRKVLHKNVTQYKYTPNSNIVNQQNDNNKLVRGGGGLLSTFYESFIYGCGFFLSNRLLDQIFGPRSYDSFGSNMDYSNENVGGQATDNYNSYPSENLNNNDPSINDNDFQQDIGLDDDTFDF
- a CDS encoding hypothetical protein (putative); its protein translation is MGYLLNSAFKSNLVTRRKATTGGWPAIKRWICTKRWFASKRIPLVCISKISEIKQMVRYVESTYSHGSEQPQRDIFENHFRKSQVTNFVHTDHNFEKVYNLWNDFHFGGEVNVRENVNTKGECTPQNGKKECEEGNNVFKFCSDEQGDRSIMKRNLVGIYIPTNRSIHSVDVNYFFIFKSLKDSFKGKLFFEIYFILPNCIFYLSFVENFKALIYYERVIAHTRRENKKRELSLQKKMKNNLLQKVYRQRKADLKKGLREELEKILSQKKYTKVIYEDGIELCSFFANFLKINSFNFIDLHHLYQDVIELYEINLSKRSIFSVIPILFPGIFDSSLVYEYGRVLSSEGLHYTNGLDRSNQVLRKDGIVTPWKAKYGSELKYERAPPLARKGKSPNRDDPADEFYKLKRKIISICSSADDSNQVFNFEKHLIHILYIFPCAHKLLIKYKDLEGHNICYKMNGFVDKYNSLNNFGATLVKRKNAKLSSNEGIRKRNKIIPSKISSRSYQLNSGRLLNSVCNNLSANEEVIYSHPLIVGKNIYAYIYEVNRCSKSIFFRFNLNAKDVLFRNILSNEVKSTCWERKTNGSKHNRLWRNINECLFLRKSKVQISRNQKLYNYKNNILTGVLNDKENNFHYFDDKRVGDVVLCTICDISVCGKFIYLQRFDKANLIFHFRKEKYVNLEKNFDYDDPNNLDEKVLREL